One Candidatus Abyssobacteria bacterium SURF_5 DNA segment encodes these proteins:
- a CDS encoding acyltransferase produces the protein MDAHNSQRRHDIDWLRILAVLLLFFFHTARIFDTDDFYVKNTAVSEGFTVFINFIYLWHMPLFFFLSGVGTWFALRSRGGRGYASERFKRLFIPLLFGACFIVPPQVYYMRLSGQTYNHPPLDVFEDSYLQFFPTFFNGIAPSGNWEWGHLWFLAYLFTFSLVALPLFRSIEKTYGRGLVEKLASVAEKRGGIFLFGLPLMAGEALLRANWPGMQNLYNDWSNFLFFILFFIYGYLLCSDERFWQAVERDGKLALLLAAAIFSIYPLRLALGHLPSRGYNPDYMSLMALRGLDAWLWVVAVLSFGRRYLGFTNRILTYANEAALPVYILHQTVIVMVGYYVVRWQTGMMSGYFIITMLSLVVTLLACDLLVRRINVVRFLFGMRAKRSRAHILAFDKARPENP, from the coding sequence ATGGACGCTCACAATTCGCAAAGACGACATGATATCGACTGGCTGCGGATCCTGGCCGTGCTGCTGTTGTTCTTCTTTCACACCGCGAGGATTTTTGATACCGACGATTTTTATGTGAAGAACACGGCGGTCTCCGAGGGCTTCACTGTCTTTATCAACTTCATCTATCTCTGGCACATGCCGCTCTTCTTCTTTCTCTCCGGCGTGGGAACATGGTTTGCCTTGCGCTCGCGGGGCGGGCGCGGATATGCGAGCGAGCGCTTCAAGCGCTTGTTCATTCCACTGCTCTTCGGGGCGTGCTTTATTGTTCCGCCGCAAGTATACTACATGCGCCTGAGCGGGCAGACTTACAATCATCCGCCGCTGGACGTTTTCGAGGATTCTTACCTCCAGTTTTTTCCAACATTCTTTAACGGGATCGCCCCGAGCGGGAATTGGGAATGGGGGCATCTGTGGTTTCTCGCATACCTGTTCACGTTTTCTCTCGTTGCGCTTCCCCTTTTCCGGAGCATTGAGAAAACGTACGGGCGAGGGCTCGTAGAAAAACTGGCATCTGTGGCGGAAAAGCGGGGCGGCATATTCCTGTTTGGCCTCCCTCTCATGGCCGGAGAAGCTCTGTTGAGAGCCAATTGGCCCGGGATGCAGAACCTGTACAACGACTGGTCCAATTTTCTGTTCTTCATCCTGTTCTTCATTTATGGATATCTGTTATGTTCGGATGAGCGCTTCTGGCAGGCGGTCGAGCGAGACGGAAAGCTTGCGCTGTTGCTTGCCGCCGCGATTTTCAGCATATACCCGCTCAGGCTTGCGCTGGGCCATCTGCCGTCGCGCGGCTATAATCCGGACTACATGAGTCTGATGGCCCTTCGCGGTTTGGACGCGTGGCTTTGGGTCGTCGCCGTTCTCAGTTTTGGTCGCCGATACCTGGGATTTACCAACCGAATTCTCACATATGCCAATGAGGCCGCTCTGCCTGTCTATATCCTGCATCAAACCGTCATCGTGATGGTCGGCTACTACGTCGTCAGGTGGCAAACAGGCATGATGTCCGGGTATTTCATCATTACGATGCTCTCGCTCGTCGTCACGTTGCTCGCATGCGACCTGCTCGTTAGAAGAATCAATGTGGTGAGGTTTCTGTTCGGTATGCGGGCGAAACGCTCGCGCGCTCACATTTTGGCTTTTGACAAAGCGAGGCCGGAAAACCCATGA
- a CDS encoding TetR/AcrR family transcriptional regulator: protein MSPRIMPENRIPDIAAAAVSVFSRKGYRLTQMDEIAHEAGVSKATLYYYFKSKIHLFQYVLENFENGRTQTFPPPGASHSKSEPEFLHMLKKRLKEDTKLHRLAHYLARKPSGNVEQELSEILLEMWEINERNRVQIIILEKSFFEFPELAEVYDKYARGQVLRQIEEYLRIRMRQGVFKPLHSVRATARFLLESLAWFGFKQPAPPHQIFTKEEALPDLVSIVTSGLISVGS, encoded by the coding sequence ATGTCGCCCCGAATCATGCCGGAAAACCGAATCCCCGATATCGCTGCGGCCGCCGTTTCCGTTTTCAGCCGGAAAGGGTACCGGCTCACGCAGATGGACGAGATCGCTCATGAGGCGGGCGTCTCGAAGGCGACTCTTTATTATTATTTCAAGAGCAAAATCCATCTGTTCCAGTACGTTCTCGAGAATTTCGAAAACGGCAGAACCCAGACTTTTCCGCCGCCTGGCGCCTCACACTCGAAGAGCGAGCCCGAGTTCCTTCACATGCTGAAGAAGAGGCTGAAGGAGGATACGAAGCTGCACAGACTGGCTCATTATCTCGCGCGAAAGCCTTCAGGCAACGTCGAGCAAGAGCTTTCAGAAATCCTGCTGGAGATGTGGGAAATCAACGAGAGGAATCGGGTTCAAATCATCATCCTGGAGAAATCTTTTTTTGAATTTCCCGAGCTTGCGGAGGTGTACGACAAGTATGCGCGCGGACAGGTGTTGCGCCAGATCGAGGAATATCTTCGAATAAGGATGCGGCAGGGCGTGTTTAAACCGCTGCATTCGGTGCGGGCGACGGCGCGGTTTCTGCTTGAATCGCTGGCGTGGTTCGGTTTTAAACAGCCCGCTCCTCCGCATCAGATCTTCACGAAGGAGGAGGCGCTGCCGGACCTGGTTTCAATTGTTACCTCAGGGCTGATAAGCGTCGGCTCTTGA